The DNA sequence AAGAAAAAAGGTTAGGAAAACGAATCGCCGAAGTCCCTATTACTGTTCGAGAGAGAGAAGAAGGCGTTTCTGTTCACTCTAATTACAACATACTAAAAAAGTCTATTAGATTTGCTTATTGGGCATTGTTTAAAAAATAGACTCTGTTTGATAAGTAAAAGGCAAACGAGATCCGTCCCTGTTAGCCGTCCCCGTTAGCCGTTGACAGGGGCAACAGTTTGGTGATATATTAAAACAAAGTAAACAAGTAGGAATTATCAACAATGAAGATTTGTTTTAGAAAGGGGACTTCAGTTATGAATCATCCATCAATTATTCAAGGGGCCGAGGCTTTTCATTTGAAGGGGAATGATGTTGGTATCTTATTATGCCACGGGTTTGTTGGTACGCCGCAAAGCATGGAGACAATCGGTAGAAAATTTGCCGCGAAAGGTTTTACAGTGAGAGCGCCACGACTTACAGGGCATGGTACCGATCCTTATGACTTTGAAAAAGCAACATATCATGACTGGATAACTGATCTAGAAGAAAATTATCTTGAGTTGAAAAAAACGTGTTCCCAGATTTTTGTCGTTGGTCAATCGATGGGAGGCCTTTTAGCCCTTATCATAGCTGGTAGATTCAAAGATATAGCAGGTGTCATTACATTAAACGTGGCATACGAAGTTCCAGGATTAGAAATGTACAGAAATAAAATCTCGCCGAGGTTTATAGAGGAATCCGCACCTGATATAAAAAATAAAAATGTTCATGAAATTACTTATCCATACATTCCTATTACAGCAATCAACGAATTACTCAGTGTTGCACAATACACAAAACAGCATATTCACCAGGTGGAATGTCCTGTTTTACTATTCCGATCATCCGTAGACCATGTCGTACCTCCAGAGAGTACGAATGATGCTTATGATCAATTACAAACAACACAAAAAGAAATCATTACCTTAACCAATTCCTATCACGTCGCTTCCATGGACTATGATAATGAAAAAATCATCAACGATAGCGTTACATTCATATCGAAGACAACAAGACAGCAGGGACAGGTTCCTTGTCTTATCTAGAAAAAAACATCGTACCTTTGTCTCGTCACGCGTATCAAGAAAATTAGACAGAGGTACCTCCGTCCCATTTGAAAACCTACACAAACAAACAGCCGACCAAGATGATCGACTGTTTTTTTCTTATTCATTTGTCGTGTCATCAATGCATGAGTTGTAATAAAAGAAGGATAATATAATAATAGAAGTAGTAAGAAGCCGAAAATATCCGTTTAAGTTAGTTATTTGAAATTTGTCTAGTTAATCGCTCTATATTTCTTTCATTTTCAACCGTTTTTTGCCATGTAATTTCTTGATCCATTCTCAATAATTCTAGTTTCCCCATCACTTCTGCATGTTGTTTTTCTTGAGTAGCTTTCATTCCTGTCATGTCTGCTTTCAACGTATCCACATCTTCTTTTAGGTGCCCTACCATGGAAACTAGTTGAGTAAGCATTCCTTCAAACCGATCCATTTGCTTTTCACTCATCTCTATCACCCCCTTTTTAGAAGATTATACTACCTTTATAGAACATTTGCTATACAAAAAAGAGCAGGGACAGGTACCTTGTCTTACCTTCAGAATCCATCTCACGGTGGACACCCTTGCCATTCGCTAACAGTTCCCACTGCCAAGCCTGTAGTGGACTTTCACACCTAGCTGTTATACATGCCGGGCGCAAGAAAGTAAGACAGAGGAACCTGTCCCTCTGTCTTACCCTTTCCTCTCGACAGATTTCAGGTCTATAGATATAATATTACTATTAATATTATTTCCGCGTTTAACCTCTTGCACACTTCAATGTTACTCAATCATTTACCTATTTTTATTAGTCACGTCACCATGATTTTTGGAAGTTAGAATTTATTTTTCATAGTAAACTTCGAGTTTTTCACTACTTTTTTTTAGGAAGGATTTTTGCCCTGTCCTTTTCGTCATCTAGTATTCCAAGTCCCTTAGCTATTCCCCTATTAAAACAGTTCCTTTTACGGATGTTGATCCGTGTTTTTTGACAATTCAATAATCTAAGTTGTTGGAGGCGATAATTACATGCCAAGAAAACCAAGGAAAAAGAGTAAAACTGCTATTTATCATATCATGCTGCGAGGTATTAATAAGCAGACAATTTTTGAAGATGACAATGATAAGCACAAATTTTTGGAGACGTTAGCAAAATACAAAGTCATCAGTTGTTTTGAATTATATGGCTACTGTTTAATGGATAATCATGTCCATTTGTTAATGATGGAAACGAAGGAGCCCATATCCACTATTATGAAGCGGATCAGTTCAAGTTACGTTTATTGGTATAACAGGAAGTATCATCGATGTGGACATTTGTTCCAGGAGAGGTTTAAGAGTGAAAGTGTTGAAAGCGCTCGTTATTTTATTACAGTATTAAGGTATATTCATCAAAATCCAC is a window from the Evansella cellulosilytica DSM 2522 genome containing:
- a CDS encoding alpha/beta hydrolase; its protein translation is MNHPSIIQGAEAFHLKGNDVGILLCHGFVGTPQSMETIGRKFAAKGFTVRAPRLTGHGTDPYDFEKATYHDWITDLEENYLELKKTCSQIFVVGQSMGGLLALIIAGRFKDIAGVITLNVAYEVPGLEMYRNKISPRFIEESAPDIKNKNVHEITYPYIPITAINELLSVAQYTKQHIHQVECPVLLFRSSVDHVVPPESTNDAYDQLQTTQKEIITLTNSYHVASMDYDNEKIINDSVTFISKTTRQQGQVPCLI